A window from Mangifera indica cultivar Alphonso chromosome 2, CATAS_Mindica_2.1, whole genome shotgun sequence encodes these proteins:
- the LOC123209430 gene encoding probable histone H2A.5: MEASTKPVKGAGGRRGDRKKAVSKSVKAGLQFPVGRIGRFLKKGRYAQRMGTGAPVYMAAVLEYLAAEVLELAGNAARDNKKNRINPRHVLLAVRNDDELGKLLQGVTIASGGVLPNINPVLLPKKTKTSDAENAAKSPKKA; encoded by the exons ATGGAGGCGTCAACAAAGCCGGTGAAAGGTGCGGGAGGCCGAAGAGGAGATAGAAAGAAGGCCGTCTCGAAATCGGTCAAAGCAGGCCTCCAATTCCCCGTTGGACGGATAGGCCGGTTCCTCAAAAAGGGTCGCTACGCTCAGAGAATGGGCACTGGTGCCCCCGTTTACATGGCCGCCGTTTTGGAGTATCTCGCCGCGGAG GTGCTGGAGTTGGCGGGTAACGCAGCACGTGACAACAAGAAGAACAGGATAAATCCGAGGCACGTGTTGTTGGCAGTAAGAAACGACGACGAATTGGGGAAACTTCTGCAAGGCGTAACAATTGCAAGTGGGGGTGTATTGCCAAATATTAATCCAGTCCTCTTGCCCAAAAAGACCAAAACTTCTGATGCTGAAAATGCTGCAAAGTCTCCTAAGAAGGCCTAA
- the LOC123203440 gene encoding ATP-dependent DNA helicase Q-like SIM, which yields MSGDGTSSDQVIVKLIEMGFEKSAVVEAVEAVGPLFDEAIGYILNGSNRNCKGVSTASSSSHCFRNNGNGKTQVKRGRQSSILDHFQSKQKRSKSDVVSDGLVSGSGSVVLPAVVCKGKGACLDARCNGRNEVHFLPVLCKQEVEIGSDWEVKVNSLLQKHFGFSSLKNFQKEALAAWLDHQDCLVLAATGSGKSLCFQVPALLTGKVVVVISPLISLMHDQCSKLSKHGVSACFLGSGQPDSSVEQKAMRGMYNIIYVCPETVLRLIKPLQKLAENRGIALFAIDEVHCVSKWGHDFRPDYRRLSVLRENFDANSLKFLKFDIPLMALTATATIQVQKDILKSLCMSNETKIVLTSLFRSNLRFSVKHSRTSSPASYQKDFCQLIDFYVRKGKASEKKKTVIFPDLDDQSDSSSTCSTSGADRTSPIYDLEDGDIDANNDKITSTREKEMSVEYLENDVDIFQSVDDWDVACGEFYGHSPSEDWDICGSSRITVPPDKLEERVQIMQEPLEQGPTIIYVPTRKETLRITEYLCRFGVKAAAYNAALPKSHLRRVHNEFHENKLEVVVATIAFGMGIDKLNVRRIIHYGWPQSLEAYYQEAGRAGRDGKLAECTLYANLLRAPTLLPSRRSEDQTKQAYKMLSDCFRYGMNISSCRAKILVEYFGEDFAHDKCLMCDVCVNGPPVIQNLKEEAKILMQVIAAYSVWKNSLDASYDDVDIKQQKFMEKPNLRMFVSKIREESKKFLATDLLWWRGLARILEHKGYIREGDEKIHVQIKFPEPTELGLEFLQSDMEQAFCVYPEADMLLSESRCKSYSSFSEWGKGWADPEIRRQRLEGRQSHKKSHKSRKPRKRKSRKSNLESGTVRGRLTAKLLKKKS from the exons TTTTCAGTCTAAgcaaaaaagaagcaaaagtgATGTTGTATCTGATGGACTGGTTTCTGGGTCTGGGTCGGTGGTGTTACCTGCTGTTGTTTGCAAAGGTAAGGGGGCTTGCCTTGATGCAAGGTGTAATGGGAGAAATGAGGTTCATTTTTTGCCGGTTTTGTGTAAACAAGAGGTGGAGATTGGGTCAGATTGGGAGGTGAAGGTGAATAGTCTGTTACAAAAGCattttggtttttcttcatTGAAGAATTTTCAGAAGGAAGCGTTGGCAGCTTGGTTGGATCATCAAGATTGTCTTGTACTTGCTGCAACAGGATCTG GGAAATCTCTGTGTTTCCAGGTTCCAGCTTTGTTAACTGGAAAGGTTGTGGTTGTGATTTCACCCTTGATAAGCTTGATGCATGATCAGTGCTCAAAGTTGTCAAAACATGGAGTATCTGCTTGCTTTCTTGGATCTGGGCAACCTGACAGCAGTGTGGAGCAGAAAGCAATGAGAGgaatgtataatataatatatgtttgcCCAGAGACTGTGTTAAG ACTGATAAAACCACTTCAGAAGCTTGCTGAAAATCGTGGAATTGCATTATTTGCGATTGATGAAGTCCATTGTGTTTCTAAGTGGGGCCATGATTTTAGGCCTGACTACAG GCGATTGTCTGTGTTGCGAGAGAACTTCGATGCTAACAGtttaaaattcttgaaatttgATATTCCACTGATGGCATTGACTGCTACTGCCACAATTCAAGTTCAAAAAGACATTCTAAAGTCATTATGCATGTCAAACGAAACAAAGATTGTACTCACTTCCTTATTTCGTTCAAATTTAAGGTTCTCG GTAAAGCATAGTAGAACATCTTCACCAGCTTCTTATCAGAAGGATTTCTGCCAGCTGATCGACTTTTATGTCAGAAAGGGAAAGGccagtgaaaagaaaaaaactgttATCTTTCCAGATTTAGATGATCAGTCTGATAGCTCATCCACCTGTAGCACATCTGGGGCAGACAGAACTTCTCCAATCTACGACCTTGAGGATGGAGATATTGATgcaaataatgataaaataacttctacaagggaaaaagaaatgTCAGTAGAATATCTGGAAAACGATGTTGACATCTTTCAGAGTGTGGATGATTGGGATG TTGCCTGTGGTGAATTTTATGGGCATTCTCCTTCTGAAGATTGGGATATATGTGGGTCATCTAGGATAACTGTTCCACCCGATAAGCTGGAAGAAAGAGTGCAAATCATGCAAGAGCCTTTAGAACAAGGGCCAACCATTATTTATGTTCCTACCAGAAAAGAAACGTTGAGGATCACGGAATATCTTTGTAGGTTTGGTGTGAAGGCTGCTGCTTATAATGCTGCT TTGCCAAAATCGCATTTAAGGCGGGTTCACAACGAATTTCATGAAAACAAGCTAGAG GTTGTTGTTGCAACGATTGCTTTTGGAATGGGGATTGACAAGTTAAATGTTCGAAGAATCATCCACTATGGTTGGCCGCAG AGTCTAGAAGCATATTATCAAGAAGCTGGCCGAGCTGGAAGAGATGGGAAATTAGCAGAATGTA CTCTATATGCAAATTTGTTGAGGGCACCAACACTTTTACCGAGTCGAAGAAGTGAAGATCAAACCAAACAAGCATATAAGATGCTATCTGATTGCTTCAG ATATGGAATGAATATTTCAAGTTGTCGAGCTAAAATACTTGTGGAGTACTTTGGCGAGGACTTTGCTCATGACAAATGTCTAAT GTGTGATGTGTGTGTTAATGGACCTCCTGTAATACAGAATTTGAAAGAGGAAGCAAAAATTTTGATGCAGGTTATTGCTGCTTATAGT GTTTGGAAAAATTCTCTGGATGCTTCATATGATGATGTTGacattaaacaacaaaaattcaTGGAGAAGCCAAACCTCAGGATGTTTGTCAGTAAAATAAGGGAGGAG TCCAAAAAATTTTTGGCAACCGATTTGTTATGGTGGCGAGGTCTTGCGCGAATCTTGGAACATAAAGGATATATCCGGGAAGGAGATGAGAAG ATACACGTTCAGATTAAATTCCCCGAGCCAACAGAACTTGGGTTGGAGTTTCTGCAATCAGATATGGAACAAGCTTTCTGTGTTTACCCTGAGGCTGACATGCTGCTCTCTGAAAGCAGATGCAAATCTTATTCCAGCTTCTCAGAGTGGGGAAAAGGTTGGGCTGATCCCGAGATTCGTCGACAGCGCTTAGAAGGGAGACAATCACACAAGAAGTCACACAAATCACGAAAACCAAGAAAACGAAAGTCTAGAAAATCTAATCTAGAATCGGGCACTGTTCGAGGTAGATTAACTGCGAAACTCTTGAAAAAGAAGTCATGA
- the LOC123197839 gene encoding putative protease Do-like 14 isoform X3 — MEWITVFTIFARLSGTFSVYVIRKMETWLGKLEFFSRVSSAPAGDVNSRVSPASSGNINAKVSPAPSEAVKKQDDPGSVVVKDEAEPHCRCLGRNTIANAAAKVGPAVVNIAVPQGFHGITLGKSIGSGTIIDEDGTILTCAHVVVDFQGIRRESKGKVDVTLQDGRTFEGTVLNADLHSDIAIVKINSKTPLPTAKLGSSSKLRPGDWVLAVGCPLSLQNTVTAGIVSCVDRKSSDLGLGGMRREYLQTDCAINAGNSGGPLVNIDGEIVGVNIMKVQAADGLSFAVPVDAVAKIIEHFKKRGRVVRPWLGLKMLDLNKMIVAQLKERDPSFPNVQRGVLVPMVTPGSPADRAGFHPGDVVIKFDGKPVESIKEIIEIMGDRVGMPMKVVVQRANDNVVILTVTPEEANPDM, encoded by the exons ATGGAATGGATCACCGTCTTTACAATTTTTGCAAGGCTTTCGGGAACCTTCTCTGTTTACGTCATCAGAAAAATGGAAACTTGGTTGG GGAAGCTCGAATTTTTTTCAAGAGTCAGTTCAGCTCCTGCTGGAGATGTAAATTCCAGGGTCAGTCCAGCTTCCTCTGGAAATATTAATGCTAAAGTCAGTCCAGCTCCTTCTGAAGCTGTGAAGAAACAGGATGATCCTGGTTCTGTTGTGGTCAAAGATGAGGCAGAGCCACATTGCAGATGTTTAGGTAGAAATACTATTGCCAATGCAGCTGCTAAAGTTGGTCCTGCTGTTGTCAATATAGCAGTTCCACAgg GTTTCCATGGAATTACTCTGGGAAAGAGTATAGGCTCTGGAACAATTATAGATGAAGATGGTACTATTTTGACATGTGCTCATGTTGTGGTTGATTTTCAAGGCATTCGTCGCGAATCTAAAGGGAAG GTAGATGTAACTCTGCAAGATGGTCGGACATTTGAGGGTACAGTGCTGAATGCTGATTTACATTCTGATATTGCTATTGTAAAGATTAACTCTAAAACTCCTCTTCCAACTGCAAAACTTGGTTCTTCTAGTAAGCTTCGGCCTGGAGACTGGGTTTTGGCTGTGGGCTGCCCACTTTCTCTTCAAAACACTGTAACAGCTGGTATTGTAAG TTGTGTTGATCGTAAAAGCAGTGATTTGGGTCTTGGTGGAATGCGGAGAGAGTATTTGCAAACAGATTGCGCAATCAATGCG GGAAATTCTGGAGGACCCCTGGTAAATATTGATGGAGAAATTGTTGGTGTCAATATTATGAAAGTACAGGCTGCAGACGGATTGAGCTTTGCTGTACCAGTGGATGCGGTTGCCAAAATTATTGAGCATTTCAAGAAGAGAGG GAGAGTTGTTCGACCTTGGCTTGGATTGAAAATGCTTGATCTTAACAAGATGATTGTTGCTCAGCTTAAAGAAAGAGATCCCTCATTCCCTAATGTCCAAAGGGGTGTTCTTGTACCTATG GTGACACCTGGATCTCCCGCTGACCGTGCTGGATTCCATCCTGGTGATGTTGTTATCAAATTTGACGGGAAGCCTGTCGAAAGCATCAAGGAG ATTATAGAAATAATGGGAGATCGGGTTGGGATGCCTATGAAGGTAGTTGTGCAAAGAGCAAATGATAATGTGGTGATTCTGACTGTAACTCCTGAGGAAGCTAATCCAGATATGTGA
- the LOC123197839 gene encoding putative protease Do-like 14 isoform X1, whose amino-acid sequence MHRLLRKVSISFCPQNLIRAVAMATAGSGLLYACSNSDCGARISLSFPVIWNGSPSLQFLQGFREPSLFTSSEKWKLGKLEFFSRVSSAPAGDVNSRVSPASSGNINAKVSPAPSEAVKKQDDPGSVVVKDEAEPHCRCLGRNTIANAAAKVGPAVVNIAVPQGFHGITLGKSIGSGTIIDEDGTILTCAHVVVDFQGIRRESKGKVDVTLQDGRTFEGTVLNADLHSDIAIVKINSKTPLPTAKLGSSSKLRPGDWVLAVGCPLSLQNTVTAGIVSCVDRKSSDLGLGGMRREYLQTDCAINAGNSGGPLVNIDGEIVGVNIMKVQAADGLSFAVPVDAVAKIIEHFKKRGRVVRPWLGLKMLDLNKMIVAQLKERDPSFPNVQRGVLVPMVTPGSPADRAGFHPGDVVIKFDGKPVESIKEIIEIMGDRVGMPMKVVVQRANDNVVILTVTPEEANPDM is encoded by the exons ATGCATCGATTACTG AGAAAGGTTTCGATCTCATTCTGTCCTCAAAATCTCATCCGAGCAGTGGCCATGGCCACTGCCGGGTCTGGTCTTTTGTATGCCTGTAGCAATTCGGACTGTG GAGCAAGAATATCGCTGTCATTTCCTGTGATATGGAATGGATCACCGTCTTTACAATTTTTGCAAGGCTTTCGGGAACCTTCTCTGTTTACGTCATCAGAAAAATGGAAACTTG GGAAGCTCGAATTTTTTTCAAGAGTCAGTTCAGCTCCTGCTGGAGATGTAAATTCCAGGGTCAGTCCAGCTTCCTCTGGAAATATTAATGCTAAAGTCAGTCCAGCTCCTTCTGAAGCTGTGAAGAAACAGGATGATCCTGGTTCTGTTGTGGTCAAAGATGAGGCAGAGCCACATTGCAGATGTTTAGGTAGAAATACTATTGCCAATGCAGCTGCTAAAGTTGGTCCTGCTGTTGTCAATATAGCAGTTCCACAgg GTTTCCATGGAATTACTCTGGGAAAGAGTATAGGCTCTGGAACAATTATAGATGAAGATGGTACTATTTTGACATGTGCTCATGTTGTGGTTGATTTTCAAGGCATTCGTCGCGAATCTAAAGGGAAG GTAGATGTAACTCTGCAAGATGGTCGGACATTTGAGGGTACAGTGCTGAATGCTGATTTACATTCTGATATTGCTATTGTAAAGATTAACTCTAAAACTCCTCTTCCAACTGCAAAACTTGGTTCTTCTAGTAAGCTTCGGCCTGGAGACTGGGTTTTGGCTGTGGGCTGCCCACTTTCTCTTCAAAACACTGTAACAGCTGGTATTGTAAG TTGTGTTGATCGTAAAAGCAGTGATTTGGGTCTTGGTGGAATGCGGAGAGAGTATTTGCAAACAGATTGCGCAATCAATGCG GGAAATTCTGGAGGACCCCTGGTAAATATTGATGGAGAAATTGTTGGTGTCAATATTATGAAAGTACAGGCTGCAGACGGATTGAGCTTTGCTGTACCAGTGGATGCGGTTGCCAAAATTATTGAGCATTTCAAGAAGAGAGG GAGAGTTGTTCGACCTTGGCTTGGATTGAAAATGCTTGATCTTAACAAGATGATTGTTGCTCAGCTTAAAGAAAGAGATCCCTCATTCCCTAATGTCCAAAGGGGTGTTCTTGTACCTATG GTGACACCTGGATCTCCCGCTGACCGTGCTGGATTCCATCCTGGTGATGTTGTTATCAAATTTGACGGGAAGCCTGTCGAAAGCATCAAGGAG ATTATAGAAATAATGGGAGATCGGGTTGGGATGCCTATGAAGGTAGTTGTGCAAAGAGCAAATGATAATGTGGTGATTCTGACTGTAACTCCTGAGGAAGCTAATCCAGATATGTGA
- the LOC123197839 gene encoding putative protease Do-like 14 isoform X2: MHRLLRKVSISFCPQNLIRAVAMATAGSGLLYACSNSDCGARISLSFPVIWNGSPSLQFLQGFREPSLFTSSEKWKLGKLEFFSRVSSAPAGDVNSRVSPASSGNINAKVSPAPSEAVKKQDDPGSVVVKDEAEPHCRCLGRNTIANAAAKVGPAVVNIAVPQGFHGITLGKSIGSGTIIDEDGTILTCAHVVVDFQGIRRESKGKVDVTLQDGRTFEGTVLNADLHSDIAIVKINSKTPLPTAKLGSSSKLRPGDWVLAVGCPLSLQNTVTAGIVSCVDRKSSDLGLGGMRREYLQTDCAINAAADGLSFAVPVDAVAKIIEHFKKRGRVVRPWLGLKMLDLNKMIVAQLKERDPSFPNVQRGVLVPMVTPGSPADRAGFHPGDVVIKFDGKPVESIKEIIEIMGDRVGMPMKVVVQRANDNVVILTVTPEEANPDM; encoded by the exons ATGCATCGATTACTG AGAAAGGTTTCGATCTCATTCTGTCCTCAAAATCTCATCCGAGCAGTGGCCATGGCCACTGCCGGGTCTGGTCTTTTGTATGCCTGTAGCAATTCGGACTGTG GAGCAAGAATATCGCTGTCATTTCCTGTGATATGGAATGGATCACCGTCTTTACAATTTTTGCAAGGCTTTCGGGAACCTTCTCTGTTTACGTCATCAGAAAAATGGAAACTTG GGAAGCTCGAATTTTTTTCAAGAGTCAGTTCAGCTCCTGCTGGAGATGTAAATTCCAGGGTCAGTCCAGCTTCCTCTGGAAATATTAATGCTAAAGTCAGTCCAGCTCCTTCTGAAGCTGTGAAGAAACAGGATGATCCTGGTTCTGTTGTGGTCAAAGATGAGGCAGAGCCACATTGCAGATGTTTAGGTAGAAATACTATTGCCAATGCAGCTGCTAAAGTTGGTCCTGCTGTTGTCAATATAGCAGTTCCACAgg GTTTCCATGGAATTACTCTGGGAAAGAGTATAGGCTCTGGAACAATTATAGATGAAGATGGTACTATTTTGACATGTGCTCATGTTGTGGTTGATTTTCAAGGCATTCGTCGCGAATCTAAAGGGAAG GTAGATGTAACTCTGCAAGATGGTCGGACATTTGAGGGTACAGTGCTGAATGCTGATTTACATTCTGATATTGCTATTGTAAAGATTAACTCTAAAACTCCTCTTCCAACTGCAAAACTTGGTTCTTCTAGTAAGCTTCGGCCTGGAGACTGGGTTTTGGCTGTGGGCTGCCCACTTTCTCTTCAAAACACTGTAACAGCTGGTATTGTAAG TTGTGTTGATCGTAAAAGCAGTGATTTGGGTCTTGGTGGAATGCGGAGAGAGTATTTGCAAACAGATTGCGCAATCAATGCG GCTGCAGACGGATTGAGCTTTGCTGTACCAGTGGATGCGGTTGCCAAAATTATTGAGCATTTCAAGAAGAGAGG GAGAGTTGTTCGACCTTGGCTTGGATTGAAAATGCTTGATCTTAACAAGATGATTGTTGCTCAGCTTAAAGAAAGAGATCCCTCATTCCCTAATGTCCAAAGGGGTGTTCTTGTACCTATG GTGACACCTGGATCTCCCGCTGACCGTGCTGGATTCCATCCTGGTGATGTTGTTATCAAATTTGACGGGAAGCCTGTCGAAAGCATCAAGGAG ATTATAGAAATAATGGGAGATCGGGTTGGGATGCCTATGAAGGTAGTTGTGCAAAGAGCAAATGATAATGTGGTGATTCTGACTGTAACTCCTGAGGAAGCTAATCCAGATATGTGA